One region of Bubalus bubalis isolate 160015118507 breed Murrah chromosome 15, NDDB_SH_1, whole genome shotgun sequence genomic DNA includes:
- the WDR97 gene encoding WD repeat-containing protein 97 isoform X5: protein MESEVLDASNPYTVGGDYLILDQDPYETDIYEVPDPGLLKEERESSFSERAPQLFTNNSQWQNMAQSARARQLWLLLRTGLQTFVEKEKRAELHVARLTHGLEPLRRLEVAAGLFSVAQDPVGRRFVVLDGAGHLHLHREDGWAQEKLLAPVALTGLVAVLGPLGTVGRFVGWGPVGLAILKSDLSLLWLSKPGEHGVPGHEPICCLPVPDPGLLLVAEAGGSLVLWKFRSGGRCLVPHRSPLQLPPSISGALARLALGPRSPHHDPCCFAAYGSAVLTFDLQTWALTDVRRNLHKTTIFDLAYCKEVEAMVTASRDSTVKVWEADWQIRMVFVGHRGPVTAVTVLPNTALVVSASQDGTLRTWDLQAAAQVGEVALTCWGRGVPSESVSRLLAPAGPGWPLLSLEARSVGLWRARELYSPLAQLSAPVLHLQLAPALPKPTAPHVALPARLVCACADGSVYLVSVSGGRTVSALLLEPEDCAAAVAYCLPREALWVLTRAGHLLCANAARSPMRVLRRLCPPPPPAPQPCCLHLYSHLTDPTSAFTNWEIVCQYKGELCRGDVAWAWKDKNRYLPVVGHTDGTLSVLELRSLKTVFRTEAHSPGPVTAIASTWNSIVSSGGDLTVKMWRVFPYAEESLSPLRTFCCCHPAVVLCALGKRVTVGFEDPNNATYGLVQFGLGSSPRYDHRPQDDPTDRITGLCCCPTLKLYASSSLDCTIRIWTAENKLLRLLHLNGAPQALTFCSNNGDLVLALGSRLCLVDHRFYLPTSYLLKNLCQEVPDGVDDPPLPLTSPESLTAAQLQRLANLRGVASLSTALCFIHRQTTAPQQPVLEEDLEVLVARNQDLQQLRLGLESPAARPQLTWQQRQQAFDNYLHLIYGPGMLVSMGPPGASLCPGPLTCLCVPHASQGLDSEAEPQQQWGTVALAVEKETWDPSAQPRDGPALGGTEAPPLQDVGTLGRRFACPPRVPLPLPPTYRRVHSRASQLLARSSLSCELGLSLDLQLQWDQLSKKPLAWDPPSPNLGQSRTSLLPQRRPQELLSNLSGFFPATIHPYKYWRGPIRFPGCVPNSVVLQQMWLPEEVSGLGALGGLSGSRESKQHRGQEDLWLVRGIRRRHTKQQQKLIQWLRDEEDEDEEEPDLDWSLESPSPPHRLPSDPLLVPVRLRAQSAKDPILSLKGTHEDTAKIETYLHHPQFHYAQLLWEQRYGHLPKFLQFFVEQNWFKKLFPIFTLQAYPKMGTVEGLASAFMDLLEEASWADRVHVLRALLRLLPDLSREFCSRLQGTLLHLLNLEQPPSLQDRVQKQFVMLALQLLLACSLESREVVVELMSYFLYSPAPFRPELRRLLDGLGLQDPQGFLFKEMMTWVQGPDPESKATLRRRCCQKLEEMIQQLQMETMQLSVAKMSEVLPKVSETSGLHPPSKEALLQISMLSGAAGHVSVTSSNVSQTPSLVVSAGVSDLTTLEPQAQQTLPQLHFARTRRALSETLTHFCLQPEVVLRSSAPAILPHEMPPHEMPPHGMLPHEMLPHEMLPLAQMVWSQSKMLDLGPIDALNFFCEQQCIRQQGPLPEEPYSPLPGPPLPPQFCGMVLPHSPDPRHDRILRLQEARVQRCPMRLRGEWGQGWKSDPGPAQFLPSIHPTPQSHHPAGPPGRMLSRLCVDRSLDSTIRILKLPLPRVELQPFPPDWPRSARPLPPRLLHPALQRYFLPDDTNPDNYR, encoded by the exons ATGGAGTCGGAAGTGTTGGATGCAAGCAACCCGTATACAGTAGGAGGCGACTACCTGATTCTAGACCAAGACCCATATGAGACCGACATTTATGAAGTTCCGGACCCGGGGCTCCTCAAGGAAGAGAGGG AGTCGTCATTTTCGGAGCGGGCCCCACAGCTTTTTACCAACAACTCGCAGTGGCAGAACATGGCTCAGAGTGCCCGTGCCCGCCAGCTGTGGCTGCTCCTGCGTACAGGCCTCCAGACCTTTGTGGAAAAG GAAAAGAGAGCTGAGCTGCATGTGGCGCGCTTGACGCACGGGCTGGAACCCCTGCGGCGCCTGGAGGTGGCAGCCGGGCTGTTTTCGGTGGCACAGGACCCCGTGGGCAGACGCTTCGTGGTGCTGGACGGTGCAGGCCACCTGCACCTGCACAGAGAGGATGGCTGGGCACAAGAGAAGCTGTTGGCTCCAGTTGCACTTACAGGGCTAGTGGCGGTGCTGGGCCCTCTGGGCACTGTGGGCCGCTTTGTGGGCTGGGGCCCAGTGGGGCTGGCCATACTAAAGTCCGACCTTAGCCTACTGTGGCTGAGTAAGCCAGGGGAGCATGGGGTGCCAGGCCACGAGCCCATCTGCTGCCTGCCGGTGCCAGATCCCGGGCTGCTACTGGTGGCGGAGGCAGGCGGAAGCCTGGTGCTCTGGAAGTTCCGTTCAGGGGGCCGCTGCCTGGTTCCCCACAGGTCACCTCTGCAGCTACCGCCAAGCATCTCGGGTGCGCTTGCGCGTCTGGCTCTGGGGCCTCGGTCTCCCCATCACGACCCATGCTGCTTCGCAGCCTATGGCTCAGCCGTGCTCACCTTTGATCTGCAAACCTGGGCTCTCACAGATGTGCGTCGGAATCTGCACAAAAC CACCATCTTCGACCTGGCGTACTGTAAAGAGGTAGAGGCCATGGTGACAGCTTCCCGGGATAGCACGGTGAAAGTGTGGGAGGCTGACTGGCAGATCCGCATGGTGTTCGTGGGACACAGAG GCCCGGTGACCGCGGTGACCGTGCTCCCGAACACAGCCCTGGTGGTGTCGGCTTCACAGGACGGGACGCTGCGCACGTGGGACCTTCAGGCAGCAGCGCAGGTGGGTGAGGTGGCACTCACCTGCTGGGGCCGAGGCGTGCCGTCGGAGAGTGTGAGCCGTCTGCTGGCCCCCGCTGGCCCGGGCTGGCCCTTGCTCTCCTTGGAGGCCCGCAGCGTGGGGCTGTGGCGTGCGCGGGAGCTCTACTCGCCGTTGGCGCAGCTGTCTGCGCCGGTGCTCCACCTGCAGTTGGCGCCGGCGCTACCCAAGCCCACCGCCCCGCACGTGGCGCTGCCCGCCCGCCTCGTGTGCGCCTGCGCTGACGGCTCGGTGTACCTGGTGTCAGTCTCTGGAGGACGCACCGTGAGCGCGCTTCTTCTGGAGCCCGAGGACTGCGCAGCTGCCGTGGCCTACTGCCTGCCTCGCGAGGCGCTGTGGGTGCTGACGCGCGCCggacacctgctgtgtgccaatGCAGCACGCTCCCCAATGCGGGTGCTGCGCCGCCTGTGCCCGCCGCCGCCACCCGCGCCCCAGCCCTGCTGCCTGCACCTCTACAGCCACCTCACGGACCCCACCAGCGCGTTCACCAACTGGGAGATAGTGTGCCAGTACAAGGGCGAGCTGTGCCGCGGCGATGTGGCCTGGGCCTGGAAGGACAAGAACCG GTACCTGCCCGTGGTGGGGCACACTGATGGCACCTTGTCCGTACTCGAGTTGCGCTCCTTGAAGACGGTCTTCCGAACGGAGGCACACAGCCCGGGCCCCGTCACTGCCATCGCGTCCACCTGGAACAGCATCGTGTCCTCTG GGGGAGACCTGACTGTGAAGATGTGGCGCGTCTTCCCCTACGCCGAGGAGAGCCTGAGCCCCCTGCGCACCTTCTGCTGCTGCCACCCGGCGGTGGTGCTCTGCGCCCTTGGCAAGCGCGTCACGGTGGGCTTCGAGGACCCGAACAATGCCACCTATGGCCTGGTGCAGTTTGGCCTGGGCAGCAGCCCTCGCTATGATCACCGGCCCCAGGACGACCCCACCGACCGCATCACTG GCCTGTGCTGCTGTCCCACGCTCAAGCTGTATGCCTCTTCCAGCCTGGACTGCACCATCCGGATCTGGACAGCGGAGAACAAGCTGCTgcg gCTCCTACATCTGAACGGTGCCCCTCAGGCCCTAACCTTCTGCAGCAACAATGGGGACCTGGTCCTGGCACTGGGCTCCCGCCTCTGCCTGGTGGACCACAGATTCTACCTGCCCACATCTTACCTGCTTAAG AACCTGTGCCAAGAGGTCCCTGATGGGGTGGATGATCCTCCACTGCCGCTGACCAGCCCAGAGTCACTGACTGCAGCCCAGCTACAGAGGCTCGCCAACCTGCGTGGGGTGGCCAGCCTCAG CACAGCCTTGTGTTTCATCCATCGCCAGACAACAGCTCCTCAGCAGCCAGTGTTGGAGGAG gactTGGAAGTCCTGGTTGCCCGGAACCAAGACCTTCAGCAATTGAGACTGGGGCTGGAGAGCCCGGCAGCCCGGCCCCAGCTGACTTGGCAGCAGCGCCAGCAGGCCTTTGATAACTACCTACATCTGATCTACGGCCCAGGCATGCTGGTGAGCATGGGGCCGCCCGGGGCCTCCCTGTGCCCTGGGCCTCTGACCTGCCTGTGTGTCCCGCACGCCTCCCAGGGTCTGGATTCTGAAGCAGAGCCCCAGCAGCAGTGGGGCACGGTGGCCCTCGCAGTGGAAAAAGAGACCTGGGACCCAAGTGCCCAGCCCAGAGATGGCCCTGCTCTCGGGGGCACTGAAGCCCCACCACTGCAGGATGTGGGGACCCTGGGCAGGCGCTTTGCCTGCCCGCCCCGAGTCCCCTTGCCTCTCCCACCCACCTACCGGAGGGTGCACAGCCGAGCATCCCAG CTACTGGCCCGCTCCTCCCTGAGCTGCGAGCTGGGCCTCAGTCTGGACCTGCAGCTGCAGTGGGATCAGCTCAGCAAAAAGCCTCTGGCCTGGGATCCACCGTCCCCCAACCTGGGGCAGAGCAGG ACCTCCCTGCTGCCGCAGAGGCGGCCCCAGGAGCTTCTCTCCAACCTCAGCGGCTTCTTCCCTGCCACCATCCATCCTTACAAG TACTGGCGGGGGCCCATCCGCTTCCCGGGCTGCGTGCCCAACTCGGTGGTGCTGCAGCAGATGTGGCTGCCCGAGGAGGTCAGCGGCCTCGGAGCCCTCGGCGGACTCTCGGGCAGCCGCGAGAGCAAG CAGCACAGGGGCCAGGAGGACCTGTGGCTGGTGCGGGGCATCAGGCGGCGCCACAccaagcagcagcagaagctgatCCAGTGGCTGAGGGATGAGGAGGACGAGGACGAGGAGGAGCCGGACCTGGACTGGAGCTTGGAGTCCCCGAGTCCCCCGCACAGGCTGCCCTCCGACCCGCTGCTGGTGCCCGTGAGGCTGCGGGCGCAA AGCGCCAAGGACCCTATCCTGAGCCTCAAGGGCACCCACGAGGACACCGCCAAGATCGAGACCTACCTTCACCACCCCCAGTTCCACTATGCGCAGTTGCTCTGGGAGCAGCGCTACGGGCATCTGCCAAAGTTCCTGCAGTTCTTCGTTGAGCAGAACTGGTTCAAAAAGCTCTTCCCCATCTTCACCCTGCAG GCCTACCCCAAGATGGGCACGGTGGAGGGCCTGGCCTCGGCATTCATGGACCTGCTGGAGGAGGCCTCCTGGGCTGACCGCGTGCATGTGCTGCGCgcgctgctgcggctgctgccgGACCTCAGCAGAGAGTTCTGTAGCCGGCTGCAGGGCACCCTCCTGCACTTGCTCAACCTGGAGCAGCCCCCCAGCCTGCAG GACCGGGTCCAGAAGCAGTTTGTGATGCTGGCACTGCAGCTGCTCCTGGCGTGCTCCCTGGAGTCTCGcgaggtggtggtggagctgatgTCCTACTTCCTCTACTCGCCAGCCCCCTTCCG GCCGGAGCTCCGGAGGCTGCTGGACGGACTCGGCCTTCAGGACCCACAGGGCTTCCTGTTCAAGGAAATGATGACCTGGGTCCAGGGCCCAGACCCCGAGTCCAAGGCCACACTGCGCAGGCGCTGCTGCCAGAAGCTGGAGGAAATGATCCAGCAGCTGCAG ATGGAGACCATGCAGCTGTCTGTAGCCAAGATGTCAGAGGTGCTGCCCAAGGTCTCAGAGACTTCAGGACTTCACCCCCCTTCTAAAGAGGCCCTGTTGCAGATCTCGATGCTCTCTGGGGCAGCTGGTCACGTCTCTGTGACATCCTCCAATGTCTCCCAGACACCCTCTCTGGTGGTCTCAGCGGGGGTGTCAGATTTGACCACCCTGGAGCCCCAGGCCCAGCAGACGCTGCCACAGCTGCACTTTGCTCGGACCCGACGTGCACTGTCGGAGACCCTGACGCACTTCTGCCTCCAGCCTGAGGTCGTCTTGCGGTCCTCTGCGCCCGCCATACTGCCCCATGAGATGCCGCCGCATGAGATGCCGCCCCATGGGATGCTGCCCCATGAGATGCTGCCCCATGAGATGCTGCCCCTGGCGCAGATGGTCTGGTCACAGTCCAAAATGCTGGACCTGGGGCCCATTGATGCACTCAACTTCTTTTGCGAGCAGCAGTGCATTCGGCAGCAGGGGCCCCTGCCCGAGGAGCCCTACAGCCCACTCCcaggccctcccctgcccccgcaGTTCTGTGGCATGGTGCTGCCACACTCCCCGGATCCCCG GCACGACCGCATCCTCCGGCTTCAGGAGGCCAGGGTCCAGAGGTGTCCCATGAGACTGAGGGGTGAGTGGGGTCAGGGATGGAAATCGGACCCCGGCCCAGCCCAGTTCCTACCAAGCATCCACCCCACACCACAGTCTCACCATCCTGCCGGCCCCCCAGGCCGAATGCTGTCCCGGCTCTGCGTGGACCGTTCCCTGGACAGCACCATCCGCATACTGAAGCTGCCACTGCCTCGGGTGGAATTGCAGCCTTTCCCCCCAGACTGGCCCAGGTCTGCCCGTCCGCTGCCCCCACGGCTCCTGCACCCTGCCCTGCAGCGCTACTTTCTGCCAGATGACACCAACCCTGACAACTACCGCTGA
- the WDR97 gene encoding WD repeat-containing protein 97 isoform X8: MESEVLDASNPYTVGGDYLILDQDPYETDIYEVPDPGLLKEERESSFSERAPQLFTNNSQWQNMAQSARARQLWLLLRTGLQTFVEKEKRAELHVARLTHGLEPLRRLEVAAGLFSVAQDPVGRRFVVLDGAGHLHLHREDGWAQEKLLAPVALTGLVAVLGPLGTVGRFVGWGPVGLAILKSDLSLLWLSKPGEHGVPGHEPICCLPVPDPGLLLVAEAGGSLVLWKFRSGGRCLVPHRSPLQLPPSISGALARLALGPRSPHHDPCCFAAYGSAVLTFDLQTWALTDVRRNLHKTTIFDLAYCKEVEAMVTASRDSTVKVWEADWQIRMVFVGHRGPVTAVTVLPNTALVVSASQDGTLRTWDLQAAAQVGEVALTCWGRGVPSESVSRLLAPAGPGWPLLSLEARSVGLWRARELYSPLAQLSAPVLHLQLAPALPKPTAPHVALPARLVCACADGSVYLVSVSGGRTVSALLLEPEDCAAAVAYCLPREALWVLTRAGHLLCANAARSPMRVLRRLCPPPPPAPQPCCLHLYSHLTDPTSAFTNWEIVCQYKGELCRGDVAWAWKDKNRYLPVVGHTDGTLSVLELRSLKTVFRTEAHSPGPVTAIASTWNSIVSSGGDLTVKMWRVFPYAEESLSPLRTFCCCHPAVVLCALGKRVTVGFEDPNNATYGLVQFGLGSSPRYDHRPQDDPTDRITGLCCCPTLKLYASSSLDCTIRIWTAENKLLRLLHLNGAPQALTFCSNNGDLVLALGSRLCLVDHRFYLPTSYLLKNLCQEVPDGVDDPPLPLTSPESLTAAQLQRLANLRGVASLSTALCFIHRQTTAPQQPVLEEDLEVLVARNQDLQQLRLGLESPAARPQLTWQQRQQAFDNYLHLIYGPGMLVSMGPPGASLCPGPLTCLCVPHASQGLDSEAEPQQQWGTVALAVEKETWDPSAQPRDGPALGGTEAPPLQDVGTLGRRFACPPRVPLPLPPTYRRVHSRASQLLARSSLSCELGLSLDLQLQWDQLSKKPLAWDPPSPNLGQSRTSLLPQRRPQELLSNLSGFFPATIHPYKYWRGPIRFPGCVPNSVVLQQMWLPEEVSGLGALGGLSGSRESKQHRGQEDLWLVRGIRRRHTKQQQKLIQWLRDEEDEDEEEPDLDWSLESPSPPHRLPSDPLLVPVRLRAQSAKDPILSLKGTHEDTAKIETYLHHPQFHYAQLLWEQRYGHLPKFLQFFVEQNWFKKLFPIFTLQAYPKMGTVEGLASAFMDLLEEASWADRVHVLRALLRLLPDLSREFCSRLQGTLLHLLNLEQPPSLQDRVQKQFVMLALQLLLACSLESREVVVELMSYFLYSPAPFRPELRRLLDGLGLQDPQGFLFKEMMTWVQGPDPESKATLRRRCCQKLEEMIQQLQMETMQLSVAKMSEVLPKVSETSGLHPPSKEALLQISMLSGAAGHVSVTSSNVSQTPSLVVSAGVSDLTTLEPQAQQTLPQLHFARTRRALSETLTHFCLQPEVVLRSSAPAILPHEMPPHEMPPHGMLPHEMLPHEMLPLAQMVWSQSKMLDLGPIDALNFFCEQQCIRQQGPLPEEPYSPLPGPPLPPQFCGMVLPHSPDPRHDRILRLQEARVQRCPMRLRGRMLSRLCVDRSLDSTIRILKLPLPRVELQPFPPDWPRSARPLPPRLLHPALQRYFLPDDTNPDNYR, from the exons ATGGAGTCGGAAGTGTTGGATGCAAGCAACCCGTATACAGTAGGAGGCGACTACCTGATTCTAGACCAAGACCCATATGAGACCGACATTTATGAAGTTCCGGACCCGGGGCTCCTCAAGGAAGAGAGGG AGTCGTCATTTTCGGAGCGGGCCCCACAGCTTTTTACCAACAACTCGCAGTGGCAGAACATGGCTCAGAGTGCCCGTGCCCGCCAGCTGTGGCTGCTCCTGCGTACAGGCCTCCAGACCTTTGTGGAAAAG GAAAAGAGAGCTGAGCTGCATGTGGCGCGCTTGACGCACGGGCTGGAACCCCTGCGGCGCCTGGAGGTGGCAGCCGGGCTGTTTTCGGTGGCACAGGACCCCGTGGGCAGACGCTTCGTGGTGCTGGACGGTGCAGGCCACCTGCACCTGCACAGAGAGGATGGCTGGGCACAAGAGAAGCTGTTGGCTCCAGTTGCACTTACAGGGCTAGTGGCGGTGCTGGGCCCTCTGGGCACTGTGGGCCGCTTTGTGGGCTGGGGCCCAGTGGGGCTGGCCATACTAAAGTCCGACCTTAGCCTACTGTGGCTGAGTAAGCCAGGGGAGCATGGGGTGCCAGGCCACGAGCCCATCTGCTGCCTGCCGGTGCCAGATCCCGGGCTGCTACTGGTGGCGGAGGCAGGCGGAAGCCTGGTGCTCTGGAAGTTCCGTTCAGGGGGCCGCTGCCTGGTTCCCCACAGGTCACCTCTGCAGCTACCGCCAAGCATCTCGGGTGCGCTTGCGCGTCTGGCTCTGGGGCCTCGGTCTCCCCATCACGACCCATGCTGCTTCGCAGCCTATGGCTCAGCCGTGCTCACCTTTGATCTGCAAACCTGGGCTCTCACAGATGTGCGTCGGAATCTGCACAAAAC CACCATCTTCGACCTGGCGTACTGTAAAGAGGTAGAGGCCATGGTGACAGCTTCCCGGGATAGCACGGTGAAAGTGTGGGAGGCTGACTGGCAGATCCGCATGGTGTTCGTGGGACACAGAG GCCCGGTGACCGCGGTGACCGTGCTCCCGAACACAGCCCTGGTGGTGTCGGCTTCACAGGACGGGACGCTGCGCACGTGGGACCTTCAGGCAGCAGCGCAGGTGGGTGAGGTGGCACTCACCTGCTGGGGCCGAGGCGTGCCGTCGGAGAGTGTGAGCCGTCTGCTGGCCCCCGCTGGCCCGGGCTGGCCCTTGCTCTCCTTGGAGGCCCGCAGCGTGGGGCTGTGGCGTGCGCGGGAGCTCTACTCGCCGTTGGCGCAGCTGTCTGCGCCGGTGCTCCACCTGCAGTTGGCGCCGGCGCTACCCAAGCCCACCGCCCCGCACGTGGCGCTGCCCGCCCGCCTCGTGTGCGCCTGCGCTGACGGCTCGGTGTACCTGGTGTCAGTCTCTGGAGGACGCACCGTGAGCGCGCTTCTTCTGGAGCCCGAGGACTGCGCAGCTGCCGTGGCCTACTGCCTGCCTCGCGAGGCGCTGTGGGTGCTGACGCGCGCCggacacctgctgtgtgccaatGCAGCACGCTCCCCAATGCGGGTGCTGCGCCGCCTGTGCCCGCCGCCGCCACCCGCGCCCCAGCCCTGCTGCCTGCACCTCTACAGCCACCTCACGGACCCCACCAGCGCGTTCACCAACTGGGAGATAGTGTGCCAGTACAAGGGCGAGCTGTGCCGCGGCGATGTGGCCTGGGCCTGGAAGGACAAGAACCG GTACCTGCCCGTGGTGGGGCACACTGATGGCACCTTGTCCGTACTCGAGTTGCGCTCCTTGAAGACGGTCTTCCGAACGGAGGCACACAGCCCGGGCCCCGTCACTGCCATCGCGTCCACCTGGAACAGCATCGTGTCCTCTG GGGGAGACCTGACTGTGAAGATGTGGCGCGTCTTCCCCTACGCCGAGGAGAGCCTGAGCCCCCTGCGCACCTTCTGCTGCTGCCACCCGGCGGTGGTGCTCTGCGCCCTTGGCAAGCGCGTCACGGTGGGCTTCGAGGACCCGAACAATGCCACCTATGGCCTGGTGCAGTTTGGCCTGGGCAGCAGCCCTCGCTATGATCACCGGCCCCAGGACGACCCCACCGACCGCATCACTG GCCTGTGCTGCTGTCCCACGCTCAAGCTGTATGCCTCTTCCAGCCTGGACTGCACCATCCGGATCTGGACAGCGGAGAACAAGCTGCTgcg gCTCCTACATCTGAACGGTGCCCCTCAGGCCCTAACCTTCTGCAGCAACAATGGGGACCTGGTCCTGGCACTGGGCTCCCGCCTCTGCCTGGTGGACCACAGATTCTACCTGCCCACATCTTACCTGCTTAAG AACCTGTGCCAAGAGGTCCCTGATGGGGTGGATGATCCTCCACTGCCGCTGACCAGCCCAGAGTCACTGACTGCAGCCCAGCTACAGAGGCTCGCCAACCTGCGTGGGGTGGCCAGCCTCAG CACAGCCTTGTGTTTCATCCATCGCCAGACAACAGCTCCTCAGCAGCCAGTGTTGGAGGAG gactTGGAAGTCCTGGTTGCCCGGAACCAAGACCTTCAGCAATTGAGACTGGGGCTGGAGAGCCCGGCAGCCCGGCCCCAGCTGACTTGGCAGCAGCGCCAGCAGGCCTTTGATAACTACCTACATCTGATCTACGGCCCAGGCATGCTGGTGAGCATGGGGCCGCCCGGGGCCTCCCTGTGCCCTGGGCCTCTGACCTGCCTGTGTGTCCCGCACGCCTCCCAGGGTCTGGATTCTGAAGCAGAGCCCCAGCAGCAGTGGGGCACGGTGGCCCTCGCAGTGGAAAAAGAGACCTGGGACCCAAGTGCCCAGCCCAGAGATGGCCCTGCTCTCGGGGGCACTGAAGCCCCACCACTGCAGGATGTGGGGACCCTGGGCAGGCGCTTTGCCTGCCCGCCCCGAGTCCCCTTGCCTCTCCCACCCACCTACCGGAGGGTGCACAGCCGAGCATCCCAG CTACTGGCCCGCTCCTCCCTGAGCTGCGAGCTGGGCCTCAGTCTGGACCTGCAGCTGCAGTGGGATCAGCTCAGCAAAAAGCCTCTGGCCTGGGATCCACCGTCCCCCAACCTGGGGCAGAGCAGG ACCTCCCTGCTGCCGCAGAGGCGGCCCCAGGAGCTTCTCTCCAACCTCAGCGGCTTCTTCCCTGCCACCATCCATCCTTACAAG TACTGGCGGGGGCCCATCCGCTTCCCGGGCTGCGTGCCCAACTCGGTGGTGCTGCAGCAGATGTGGCTGCCCGAGGAGGTCAGCGGCCTCGGAGCCCTCGGCGGACTCTCGGGCAGCCGCGAGAGCAAG CAGCACAGGGGCCAGGAGGACCTGTGGCTGGTGCGGGGCATCAGGCGGCGCCACAccaagcagcagcagaagctgatCCAGTGGCTGAGGGATGAGGAGGACGAGGACGAGGAGGAGCCGGACCTGGACTGGAGCTTGGAGTCCCCGAGTCCCCCGCACAGGCTGCCCTCCGACCCGCTGCTGGTGCCCGTGAGGCTGCGGGCGCAA AGCGCCAAGGACCCTATCCTGAGCCTCAAGGGCACCCACGAGGACACCGCCAAGATCGAGACCTACCTTCACCACCCCCAGTTCCACTATGCGCAGTTGCTCTGGGAGCAGCGCTACGGGCATCTGCCAAAGTTCCTGCAGTTCTTCGTTGAGCAGAACTGGTTCAAAAAGCTCTTCCCCATCTTCACCCTGCAG GCCTACCCCAAGATGGGCACGGTGGAGGGCCTGGCCTCGGCATTCATGGACCTGCTGGAGGAGGCCTCCTGGGCTGACCGCGTGCATGTGCTGCGCgcgctgctgcggctgctgccgGACCTCAGCAGAGAGTTCTGTAGCCGGCTGCAGGGCACCCTCCTGCACTTGCTCAACCTGGAGCAGCCCCCCAGCCTGCAG GACCGGGTCCAGAAGCAGTTTGTGATGCTGGCACTGCAGCTGCTCCTGGCGTGCTCCCTGGAGTCTCGcgaggtggtggtggagctgatgTCCTACTTCCTCTACTCGCCAGCCCCCTTCCG GCCGGAGCTCCGGAGGCTGCTGGACGGACTCGGCCTTCAGGACCCACAGGGCTTCCTGTTCAAGGAAATGATGACCTGGGTCCAGGGCCCAGACCCCGAGTCCAAGGCCACACTGCGCAGGCGCTGCTGCCAGAAGCTGGAGGAAATGATCCAGCAGCTGCAG ATGGAGACCATGCAGCTGTCTGTAGCCAAGATGTCAGAGGTGCTGCCCAAGGTCTCAGAGACTTCAGGACTTCACCCCCCTTCTAAAGAGGCCCTGTTGCAGATCTCGATGCTCTCTGGGGCAGCTGGTCACGTCTCTGTGACATCCTCCAATGTCTCCCAGACACCCTCTCTGGTGGTCTCAGCGGGGGTGTCAGATTTGACCACCCTGGAGCCCCAGGCCCAGCAGACGCTGCCACAGCTGCACTTTGCTCGGACCCGACGTGCACTGTCGGAGACCCTGACGCACTTCTGCCTCCAGCCTGAGGTCGTCTTGCGGTCCTCTGCGCCCGCCATACTGCCCCATGAGATGCCGCCGCATGAGATGCCGCCCCATGGGATGCTGCCCCATGAGATGCTGCCCCATGAGATGCTGCCCCTGGCGCAGATGGTCTGGTCACAGTCCAAAATGCTGGACCTGGGGCCCATTGATGCACTCAACTTCTTTTGCGAGCAGCAGTGCATTCGGCAGCAGGGGCCCCTGCCCGAGGAGCCCTACAGCCCACTCCcaggccctcccctgcccccgcaGTTCTGTGGCATGGTGCTGCCACACTCCCCGGATCCCCG GCACGACCGCATCCTCCGGCTTCAGGAGGCCAGGGTCCAGAGGTGTCCCATGAGACTGAGGG GCCGAATGCTGTCCCGGCTCTGCGTGGACCGTTCCCTGGACAGCACCATCCGCATACTGAAGCTGCCACTGCCTCGGGTGGAATTGCAGCCTTTCCCCCCAGACTGGCCCAGGTCTGCCCGTCCGCTGCCCCCACGGCTCCTGCACCCTGCCCTGCAGCGCTACTTTCTGCCAGATGACACCAACCCTGACAACTACCGCTGA